The Streptomyces sp. A2-16 sequence GCCGCCTACCTGGCGATGCTCGCCTTCGGCTGCTGGCTGTTCAACTACTACGGCGTCAACATCTTCGTCTCCGGCAAGCACTCCTACGCGGGCGTGTAGCGGAGCGACACGGACGGAAGGGCCCCGGTTCGGGGCCCTTCTCTTCTCTCTGGAAGTGCACCTTCTCTTTCTAGAAGTGCACCTCCGCGCACGCGCGGCCGCGGGACTCCAGGCCGGTGCTCGTGTGCTCCCAGCCCTCCGCGCACAGCACCGCGCCGTTGGGCAGGTCGCGGTGGACCGGCACGGTGAACTTCTGGTGGTAGCCCCAGAACTGCGTCGCGCTGTTGGTGTCGATCCCGCCGCCCCAGATGTGGAAGTGGCCGGAGAAGTCGCCGTTCCAGGTGGTCGCCGCCGCGACGGTCTCCACGCGCAGTCCGGCGCCGTCGACGATCACACAGGTGCGCTGGTTGCACCCGGTCGCCCCGGCGGAGGCGGCCGTGGCCCCCGAGATCGTCATCGCCAGGGCGCTCACCGCGCAGAGCGCCAGTCTCAAGAAGGTCTTGCTGTTCATGAGGGCGATCCTGGCAGTCACGGTGTGTGACCGGCCGGTACGACGCGCTACGACGGGGGCAGGCATTCCTTCGCCGGCGGCTTCCCCTCCGGCCAGGCGATCCGCACGAAGCGGGCGGTGCCCTGCGGGGTCAGTTCCACGATCGGTACGGCCTTGTCGTACGGGTTGCCGTGGTTGTCGAGGCAGATCCAGCCGCTCGCGCCGTTGACCCGCTGCTGGGTGCCCTTGATGAGCCGCCACTCGTTGCGGACCTCTTCGAGGGTGGGGATGTCCTTGGGGCCCTTGGCGAACCGGATGCCCTGGTACGTCAGCCGCATCGCGTCGTAGGCGATGATCAGCTGGCCGTCCTCCAGGTCGACGTCGCCGATGGGGCCCACCTTGTCGCCCTGGCCCGCCGCCACCAGCTCCTGGAGGACCTTGGCGTCCGCCGTCGAACCCCCGGTCGCGGGCGGGGAGTCGGTCCAGGCGTCCGGGTGGGCCAGCGCGGTGTAGCGGACGGTGAGGTTGCGGTTCAGGGCGTCCCGGTTCAGGTCCTTGTCGCCGGTGAGGTAGGACGCCTCGTCGCCGGTGAGCAGGGTGAACCTCCGCTTCTGGCAGCCGCGTTCGCCGAGCGCGTTGATGAACTGGCGCAGCTGGGTGTGGCGTCCGGCGAACAGGATGGTGTCGGTGCCGGCATCCGTGTCGCAGACCAGGTGGGTGATCTGCTCGAAGTCGTTGGCGGTACTGCCCTCCAGGCTGCGGTCGTCGGGCGGGTTGAACGACCAGGGGGCGTACGGCGAGCCCTTGAGCAGCTTCTCGAAGGAGCGCTGGAGGGTCAGCGAGTAGGGGTCGCCGTCGTCCCGGTCGTCCGCCTTCTGGTCGTAGACGAGGACCGCCTTGTCGGCCGCGACCTTGGCGAAGGAGGTGAGCGCGCGGGCCTCGTCGGTGTTGGTGGGGGCGACCCGGGCGAGGCCGGGGAAGGGGTCCTTGCCGTTCTGCCCGTTGGCGAGGTTGTCGGCGGTGATGGAGGTGCCGATCACCGCGATCCCACGGGCGGTGAGCGCGGCGACGGCCCGCTTGTTGTTGGCGGTGCTCAGCCCGACCCCGGCGACCGCCCGCAGCCTGTCCTTCCCGCCGGTCATGCCCTCCAGCTGCTCGACGGTGTGCTCCCAGTGGGCGCCGGTGGCACCGGGGTTGGCGAGCACCAGCCGGATCGCCGGGACGGTCCCGTTGGACTGGTGGTTGGCCTGGTACTGCGCGAGATACGCGCCCTGGAGCTCGTGCAGGACGTCCCCGAGGTTGTCGGCGTCGGTCGCGGTGAAGGGCTCGAGGAGGGCGACGGTGACGTACGGGCCCTTGATGGACCGGTTCTCCCGGTCGATCGCCCGGACCACCGGCCGCAGCGGGGCCCGGCCCCAGTCGTAGCCGGTCGCCGAGACGCCGACGCACTCGTCGCTGCCCTCCGGTCTGACGACGCCGGCCGCACAGGAGCGGTCGTCGTGGGCGAGGGCGCGGACGGCGACGACCAGACCCGCCGTCACCACCACGCCGAGCACGATCGCGAGGTACCGGCGCAGCGGGATCTCCCACACGCCCTCCCGCAGCCAGGTACCGAAGCCTCTGCCGGCCATCACGCCTCCCCCTCGCCGTCGCCGCTGTCGTCGTCGTTGCCGTCCGGGACCCTGAGCGGGCGCCCCGCGAGGGCGTCCTCGGGCCAGTCCCGCGAGGCCCGCCACAGCAGGGCGTTGCCGGCCGGACGCAGGTTGGACAGCTGCTCCAGCTCGAAGCGCAGCCGGTCGCACACCCTCGGGTCGGGCAGCGCGAGCGGGTCGGTGAGCTGCCACACGGCGTGCAGCAGCCGGCGTATCCGCAGATGCAGTGCGGCGACCGCGTGGTCGACGGAGTCCGGCACCCGGTGCACGGCGTCGGTGTGGCCGAGCGCGATCGCCGCGCGCCGGTCGTCGCGGGCGGCGAAGTCGTGGCCCTCGGCGTCGTGGGCGTGGAAGTAGGGGGCCGAGGCGACGAAGCGCAGGGTGCGCAGCCAGATGCGGGTGTCCAGGCAGGTGAAGGTGTCGCGCAGATGGGCGACGGCCGACTCGGTGGTGCCCAGGGCGAGTTCGTGGTGCAGCCGGTAGCGGGCGTGGGCCTCGGCCGGGTCGGTGGGCGCGTAGTGCGCGATCAGCGTCTCGTGCGCCTCGCGCCAGCGCCCGTGGTCGGCGGAGCGGTGGTGCAGCCGGAGCAGCAGCAGCGTCCGCACGAAGGGGTCGCCGACGAACCGGCCCGGCACCTCCGGCAGCCCCTCCTGGACGAGCCGGGTCTGCAGGGCCCGTACGTCGGCCGGACCGAAGTCGTCGGGCAGGAGCGCCTCGGCGAGCGCGGTGGCGGAGTCGTGGTCGTGGGCGGCGGCCAGCACCGTCAGCTCCTCCAGCCGGTCGGCGGGCACGAGCCGGTCCAGGAGTTCGACGTAGGTGGGCCTGCCGTCGCGGTCCTCGTGCAGCCGTACGTCCGAGGTGAGCAGTTCACCGAGGGACGCCGTGCCGTTCTGTGCGGCGGACGCGGTGAGCAGGGTGATGCCGAGCGGGTTGCCGCCGGTCAACCGGTGGACGGCGTGCGGGAGCCCGGGCGGCACCCGGTGCTCGTCGACGATGTGCAGGGTGTCGTCGGCGGTCAGCGGCGGCAGGGAGACCAGCAGGGCCCGGGAGGAGGGGGACGCGGGGTCGGGCGTCCAGTCGGTGCGCCGGGCGAGTTCGGGCAGGGTGCGCCGTACGGCGTTGCGCAGGGCGGGGCGGCCGGAGCCGCGCAGCGCGGTGAGGAAGACGACATGGTCGGCGATGCCCTCGGAGCGGTCGCGCAGGACGGGGTCGGTGAGTCCGGGGCCGGGCGCGGACTGCGCGTTGTCGACGAGGACGAGGGGGCGGCCCAGGCGCTGCATGCGGGGCAGCACACCGGTGTAGGCGTCGGTGAGGTCGGCGAGCGACGCGCGGACCAGGTACCGCTCGGCGTGTTCGCGGGAGGTGCCGCCGGCCCTGAAGTGCCCGGACAGCAGCATGAGTCCGCGCCGGGCGTTGCGGCTCGCGTTGGGGTAGTCCCGCCACCAGGTCGCGGCGCGCTGCCGGCGGCGGTGGACGAAACTGTCGGAGATGGACTCCAGGGTCGCCTCGATGGCCGAGGACAGCAGTGGCCCGGTGCCGGTGGCGGCCGCGGTGACGTTGGCGGCGACCTTTCCGGCCCAGCGCCCCGCGAACCCGGCGATCCAGGAGCCGCTCTCGTTGAGCAGCAGGATCCGCTCGACCTCGCGCCTGATCCGCTCCGAGTCGGCGTCCCGCCACCCTCCGGCGGCGACCGCGACCAGGCCCGACATCAGCCGTGGGAAGGTGATCCGCCCCGCGCCGGTCACCGGCTCCGCGAGCTGCTCGGCGATCACCAGCAGGGCCTGCGACACCGGCGACCAGGACTCGGCGTCCCGTCCCGCGGGCGGTGCCGCGAACTCGGCGGCCTCGCAGTCGATCAGGGCGACCGGGGTGTGCCCCTTGTAGGCGTCCCGCGCTTCGCGGAGCAGGGCGCTCTTGCCCGTGCCGCGCGCGCCGGTGAGCACCACGAAGGGGAGTTCCTGCGGATGCTCGACCGCGATGGCCCGGTGCTGGTGCGGTCGCAGTCCCACGAGCCGGGGCGCGAGACCCGCCGGTTCCGTGTCGAACAGCGCCCCGCGCCCGTGCAGCTGTCTGTGCACCCGCATTCCCCCCATGCGCGCTGTGTATCAACCCCAGGGTAAGGAGGGGGAGTTGGTTCGGACTAGATCGCGTGGTGTCCGTTGGGTTACGAAAGTGTCGACATGGGGCCGTTCGAGAGTCCGCTCGTCGCCCACCTCCTGGACATTTCGCCGGGAATTTTGACACGGTGGGGTGCGCCGGCCCGCAATCGAACACGTGGTCGATGACGCCTTTCGGGAGGCCCTTCGTGTCCCTCTCCTTCTACGCCGAGCAGAGCGTGTTCTCCGACCCGGGTGAACTCGCCGCTCACTACGCCGGGTTGCCGCGTGATCCGGCTCGACTGGCGCGTGTCGTACGGGATGTGATGATCCATCGGCTGGAGGGCGACCTCTTCGGGCACACGCATCCGACCGACCGGCTCCACAACGACGCGGAGTCCCGCTACATCGACGACATCCTGCGGATCGTCGTCGACCGGAACGACGCCCCGCTGACCGTGCGGCGCGAGCCCGGCGACCGGTTCGTCGGGATCTGCCGCGACTTCACCCTGCTGCACGTCTCGCTCCTGCGCCATGCCGGCGTCCCGGCCCGGCTGCGGTCCGGGTTCGCCGACTACTTCGGGACGGACGGCTTCCACCACGACCACGTGGTCACCGAGTACTGGGACGGGGAACGCGGCTGGCTGCTGGCGGACGCACAGCTGGCCGACCCCGTGATCACCGCCGCCTGGCCGGTGGACTTCGACCCGATGGACGTCCCCCGGTCACGTTTCCTCGTCGCCGGCGAGGCATGGCGGGCGATCCGGGAGGAAGGGGCGGACGAGGCGGCCTTCGGGCTGCATCCGCCCACGGAGGGACCGTTCTTCGGGGAGCGGTTCGTGGCGGGGAACATCCGGCTCGACCTCGCCGCCCTGAACAAGGTGGAGACCCTGCTGTGGGACGTGTGGGGTGCGGACGACGGGGAGCCGGGGACGCCGTTGCCGCCGAGCGCACGGGAGTTGTACGACCGGGTGGCGCCCGTGGTGAGCGGGGAGGTGTCCTTCGAGGCCGTGCGGAAGGTGTTCGCTGAGGAGGACGGGCTGCGGACACCGTCCACGGTGACGTGTTACGCGCCATTCAACGGGACGAGTCCGGTGACATTGCGCTAGGCGGTTCGCGGGTAGGCCGGGTGCGGGAGCGCGGTGGCCGGTCGTTCCCGCGCGGCGGAGTCGTACGGGTGACGGTCCCGCGCCCCCGCGGGGCCCTGCACGACCCGGTGCGCGCAGGTTGCCGTCAGCAGCTCGCCCAGCAGGTCCGGATCGTCTATGTCCAGGCCCAGCAAGGACTCGATGCGCTCCAGGCGCTGGTACAGCGACTGGCGGCCGATGTGGAGCAGGGCGGCCGTGCGGGTCGGGGAGCAGCCGTTTCGCAAGTGGGTCTCCAGGGTGCGGACCAGCTCGCTGGAGTGGGACGCCTCCCAGGTCAGCAACGGGCCCAGGGTGTGCTGGACCAGGGCCGCGAGGCGGTCCCGGTTGGCGTCCACCCCACCCCGGGTCAGCTCCCGCTCCAGCGCCAGGGCCCTGGACGACGTCACCAACGGGCCCTGTGGACCGGCCGGTTCGGCCGCCGGCACGGTCAGCGCCAGTTCCAGCGTCGTCCGGGCCGCCCGCAGCGTGTCGCTCCAGCGCAGCCAGCCGTCGCTCCCGCTCACCGCGTGGCCCACGGCGACCGTGAGTCCGGGGGACGCCGTCGTGCGGAAGGCCTCCTGGACGGCCTTCACCGGGTCACCGGTGCGCCCTCCGGGCAGGGACAGCAGGGCCAGGACGTCCCCGGGGAACGCGGCCCGCAGCACCCCCGCCCCGCCCAGCGGCCGCAGCACGCGGTCGACCGCGCTCACCTCCCGCGTGCCGTGCAGGGACACCCCGATCAGACGAGCGCCGGGGCCGGGGTGGAAGCCCGCGAGCGCCGCCCGCGCCTCCACCTCCGGCTGGTTCAGCGCCGCCCGGTCGGCGAGGTCGGCGAGCAGGGCCGCCGTGTGGTCGTCACCCCACGGCCGTACCACCGAACGGCCCGACAGCCCACGGGCCACGAT is a genomic window containing:
- a CDS encoding PucR family transcriptional regulator — encoded protein: MPALTLREILALDPVRAAEPELLAGHTALDRPVRWVHSSEVYEGANFLDGGELLLTNGFGLTDPDEETRRRYVRELAARGAAGLAVEVGRSLPVMPAEVVDEARRRGLPLLAMHRVVPFVRITEAANRAIVARGLSGRSVVRPWGDDHTAALLADLADRAALNQPEVEARAALAGFHPGPGARLIGVSLHGTREVSAVDRVLRPLGGAGVLRAAFPGDVLALLSLPGGRTGDPVKAVQEAFRTTASPGLTVAVGHAVSGSDGWLRWSDTLRAARTTLELALTVPAAEPAGPQGPLVTSSRALALERELTRGGVDANRDRLAALVQHTLGPLLTWEASHSSELVRTLETHLRNGCSPTRTAALLHIGRQSLYQRLERIESLLGLDIDDPDLLGELLTATCAHRVVQGPAGARDRHPYDSAARERPATALPHPAYPRTA
- a CDS encoding ABC transporter substrate-binding protein — encoded protein: MAGRGFGTWLREGVWEIPLRRYLAIVLGVVVTAGLVVAVRALAHDDRSCAAGVVRPEGSDECVGVSATGYDWGRAPLRPVVRAIDRENRSIKGPYVTVALLEPFTATDADNLGDVLHELQGAYLAQYQANHQSNGTVPAIRLVLANPGATGAHWEHTVEQLEGMTGGKDRLRAVAGVGLSTANNKRAVAALTARGIAVIGTSITADNLANGQNGKDPFPGLARVAPTNTDEARALTSFAKVAADKAVLVYDQKADDRDDGDPYSLTLQRSFEKLLKGSPYAPWSFNPPDDRSLEGSTANDFEQITHLVCDTDAGTDTILFAGRHTQLRQFINALGERGCQKRRFTLLTGDEASYLTGDKDLNRDALNRNLTVRYTALAHPDAWTDSPPATGGSTADAKVLQELVAAGQGDKVGPIGDVDLEDGQLIIAYDAMRLTYQGIRFAKGPKDIPTLEEVRNEWRLIKGTQQRVNGASGWICLDNHGNPYDKAVPIVELTPQGTARFVRIAWPEGKPPAKECLPPS
- a CDS encoding transglutaminase domain-containing protein — encoded protein: MSLSFYAEQSVFSDPGELAAHYAGLPRDPARLARVVRDVMIHRLEGDLFGHTHPTDRLHNDAESRYIDDILRIVVDRNDAPLTVRREPGDRFVGICRDFTLLHVSLLRHAGVPARLRSGFADYFGTDGFHHDHVVTEYWDGERGWLLADAQLADPVITAAWPVDFDPMDVPRSRFLVAGEAWRAIREEGADEAAFGLHPPTEGPFFGERFVAGNIRLDLAALNKVETLLWDVWGADDGEPGTPLPPSARELYDRVAPVVSGEVSFEAVRKVFAEEDGLRTPSTVTCYAPFNGTSPVTLR